One Pseudomonadota bacterium genomic window carries:
- a CDS encoding ABC transporter ATP-binding protein/permease, which translates to MRGDRREADRRFSGDWQALVKLVPFFMEFPLRVFLAMGFLIAAKVATVLLPIAMKHIVDSLDSSANPVLVVPLALVLGYGALRLATIIFGEIRDTIFGRVTERAMRRIGLKVFKHLHQLELAFHLQRRTGGLARDIDRGTNGISFLMRFMLFNILPTLLEIGLVAIILAVNFSWEYPLIVFVAVVIYIAFSVVATEWRTGFVREMNAADNQANTRAIDSLLNFETVKVFASAPFEAAEYDRNLASWEQARRHNRLSLAALNIGQAFVVSGSMTAIMLLAASGVANGDLTLGDLVMVNAYMMQLFIPLNFLGFVYREIKRALADVEAVFELLRQPPAITDIDDAPPLNITEGAVRFENLAFRYVEDRALLNNFSLELKPGQKLAVVGPSGSGKSTLVRLLFRLYEPDAGRILIDGQDIREVTQQSLREQIGVVPQDTVLFNNTIAYNIGYGVPEASMDEIRQAAAAANLTSFIDQLPDGFETQVGERGLKVSGGEKQRIAIARMLLKQPPIMVFDEATSALDSASERAIMGALDDLAANRTTLMIAHRLATVVNADQIVVMRDGHVVEQGSHQQLIAADGQYAAMWTLQSEQQVPESV; encoded by the coding sequence ATGCGCGGAGATCGACGAGAGGCGGACCGGCGGTTCAGCGGGGACTGGCAAGCGCTGGTAAAGCTGGTGCCGTTCTTCATGGAATTCCCGCTGCGGGTATTTCTGGCGATGGGCTTTCTGATCGCCGCCAAGGTAGCGACCGTGCTGCTGCCCATCGCCATGAAACACATCGTCGACTCGCTCGATTCATCAGCCAATCCCGTGCTGGTGGTGCCTCTGGCCCTGGTGCTCGGCTACGGCGCGCTGCGGCTGGCAACGATTATTTTTGGGGAGATCAGGGACACCATTTTTGGCCGCGTGACCGAACGTGCAATGCGCCGGATCGGCCTGAAGGTCTTCAAACATCTGCACCAGCTGGAGCTGGCGTTCCACCTCCAGCGCCGTACCGGCGGACTCGCCCGGGACATTGACCGGGGCACCAACGGCATCAGCTTTTTGATGCGTTTCATGCTGTTTAACATCCTTCCAACGCTGCTCGAGATCGGCCTGGTCGCCATCATTCTGGCGGTCAATTTCAGCTGGGAATATCCGCTCATCGTGTTTGTCGCGGTGGTGATCTACATCGCCTTCTCGGTTGTGGCAACCGAATGGCGCACGGGTTTTGTCCGGGAAATGAATGCCGCCGACAACCAGGCCAATACGCGCGCCATCGATAGCCTGCTGAACTTTGAGACGGTGAAGGTTTTTGCGAGCGCACCTTTCGAGGCCGCTGAGTACGACCGGAACCTGGCGTCCTGGGAGCAGGCCCGGCGGCACAATCGGCTGTCGCTGGCGGCACTCAACATCGGTCAGGCGTTTGTGGTCTCGGGCTCCATGACGGCGATCATGCTGCTGGCAGCAAGCGGCGTGGCCAACGGTGACCTCACGCTGGGTGACCTCGTAATGGTCAATGCCTACATGATGCAGCTGTTTATCCCCCTAAACTTCCTCGGCTTTGTCTACCGCGAGATCAAGCGCGCCCTGGCGGACGTCGAGGCGGTTTTTGAGCTGCTGCGCCAGCCGCCGGCGATTACCGACATCGATGACGCGCCGCCGCTCAACATCACCGAAGGCGCGGTACGATTCGAAAACCTCGCTTTTCGCTATGTTGAAGACCGCGCCCTGCTCAACAACTTCTCGCTGGAGCTCAAGCCCGGCCAAAAGCTCGCGGTGGTTGGACCCAGCGGGTCGGGTAAGTCGACGCTGGTGCGCCTGCTGTTTCGACTCTATGAGCCGGACGCTGGACGGATTCTGATCGACGGGCAGGATATCCGCGAGGTGACACAACAGAGCCTGCGCGAGCAGATTGGCGTGGTGCCCCAGGACACCGTCCTTTTCAACAACACCATCGCCTACAACATCGGCTACGGCGTACCCGAGGCCAGCATGGATGAGATCCGGCAGGCAGCCGCCGCCGCCAATCTGACGAGCTTCATAGACCAGCTTCCCGACGGTTTCGAGACTCAGGTCGGAGAACGGGGCCTCAAGGTGTCCGGCGGCGAAAAGCAACGAATCGCTATCGCGAGGATGCTGCTGAAACAGCCACCGATTATGGTTTTTGACGAGGCCACCTCAGCGCTGGATTCCGCTTCGGAGCGCGCCATTATGGGCGCACTCGATGATCTGGCCGCCAACCGGACCACGCTGATGATCGCCCACCGGCTGGCAACGGTGGTCAACGCCGATCAGATTGTGGTGATGCGTGACGGACACGTGGTTGAGCAGGGCTCTCACCAACAGCTGATCGCCGCGGACGGCCAGTACGCCGCCATGTGGACCCTGCAGTCCGAGCAGCAGGTGCCCGAGTCAGTCTGA
- the secF gene encoding protein translocase subunit SecF → MEILKKTTNINFMAQRKLAWIFSGIIVVACIASLFLRGLNFGLDFTGGTLLELEYPQAADLAQVREALTGAGFPDAVVQTFGAPNDIVVRLASSDETGSAELSSAVQEALEAASGQALDLRRVEFVGPQVGDELAEKGGLAMIYALIGILLYIIFRFQWKFSVGAVLALVHDVVIVVGIFSILQVGFDLTVLAAILAVIGYSLNDTIVVYDRIRENFRTIRKGEPLSIFNQSINQMLSRTLMTSLTTLLVLLALFFLGGEIIHSFALALIIGVIVGTYSSIYVAGSTLMLLNVTKQDLMPPVKEGAELSGP, encoded by the coding sequence ATGGAAATCCTCAAAAAAACGACCAACATCAATTTCATGGCGCAGCGCAAGCTGGCCTGGATTTTCTCCGGGATCATTGTGGTGGCCTGCATCGCCTCGCTGTTCCTACGCGGCCTGAACTTTGGCCTGGACTTTACGGGGGGCACGCTGCTTGAGCTGGAGTACCCGCAGGCGGCAGACCTGGCGCAGGTTCGCGAGGCGCTGACCGGTGCCGGCTTCCCGGATGCGGTCGTGCAGACCTTTGGTGCGCCCAACGATATTGTCGTGCGGCTGGCCAGCAGCGACGAGACCGGTAGCGCAGAGCTGAGCAGCGCGGTCCAGGAAGCGCTCGAGGCGGCCAGCGGGCAGGCGTTGGATCTGCGGCGCGTGGAATTTGTCGGCCCGCAGGTGGGTGACGAGCTGGCGGAGAAGGGTGGCCTGGCGATGATCTACGCGCTCATCGGCATTCTGCTTTACATCATCTTCCGCTTTCAGTGGAAGTTTTCGGTCGGCGCCGTGCTGGCGCTGGTGCACGATGTGGTGATCGTGGTCGGGATCTTTTCGATTCTGCAGGTGGGCTTCGATCTCACGGTGCTCGCGGCCATCCTCGCCGTGATCGGCTACTCGCTGAACGACACGATTGTCGTTTACGACAGGATCCGCGAAAACTTCCGTACCATTCGGAAGGGTGAGCCTCTCTCGATCTTTAACCAGTCGATCAATCAGATGCTGTCACGCACGCTGATGACGTCACTGACGACCCTGCTGGTGCTGCTGGCGCTGTTCTTCCTGGGCGGCGAGATCATTCACAGCTTTGCGCTAGCGCTGATCATCGGCGTGATTGTTGGTACCTATTCGTCCATCTACGTGGCTGGAAGCACCCTGATGCTGCTGAACGTCACCAAGCAGGACCTGATGCCGCCGGTGAAAGAGGGTGCCGAGCTAAGCGGACCCTGA
- the yajC gene encoding preprotein translocase subunit YajC, with translation MDFLISNAMAQTGAAPAGAGMANIIMLVVFIAIFYFLLIRPQMKRQKEHKGMVEGLSKGDEVVTGGGVLGKIVEVGDAFITVEIAANTFIKVQKHAVGAVMPKGTIKNS, from the coding sequence GTGGACTTCCTGATCAGTAATGCCATGGCCCAAACCGGGGCCGCTCCCGCTGGCGCCGGAATGGCCAACATCATCATGCTGGTGGTCTTTATCGCCATCTTCTATTTCCTGCTGATTCGCCCGCAGATGAAGCGTCAGAAAGAGCACAAGGGCATGGTCGAGGGCCTGTCCAAGGGGGATGAGGTGGTCACGGGAGGAGGCGTCCTCGGCAAGATTGTGGAGGTCGGCGACGCGTTTATCACGGTAGAAATCGCCGCGAACACATTCATAAAAGTACAAAAACATGCCGTTGGCGCGGTGATGCCTAAAGGCACCATCAAGAACAGCTAG
- the secD gene encoding protein translocase subunit SecD, producing the protein MNQYPAWKYLLIVAVVVVGLLYALPNLYGEDRAVQISALGNFEMTEAVRDDVENALRVEQIVSKSIELKDDRLLIRFSDDEQQEKAAEHLRAHLGNNYSVAPNLAPATPSWLEGVGGKPMVMGLDLQGGVHFLMEVDMDTALRLARGRYEADVRNLLRTNNIRYKSAQLTPQGLSVQLRTEEDRERASSAIFSQLPELTPAFFETDDVFGIRFVISEDKISEITNTALQQNITTLRNRVNELGVAEPSVVQQGANRIVVELPGVQDTARAKRIIGATATLEYRAVCMGEDPFAAAGTGLIPPGCRLYYEKNGNPVLLNKRLIVSGEQLIDAAAGFDPTQGTPQVSVTLNNTGGNRMRNFTLENVNNSMAVVYVERKSVTREVDGEFITEPEVIERVISVATIQEPFGRRFRTTGLDSPQEASELALLLRAGALAAPVEIVQESFIGPSLGEDNIEKGFNSVKIGFLLVLIFMAIYYRLFGVVADLALFANLVLIVALLSLLGATLTLPGIAGIVLTVGMAVDANVLIFERIREELKNGNTPQASIRAGYDKAFSTIADANVTTLIAAIVLFTFGTGPIKGFAVTLSLGIITSMFTAIMGTRAVINLIYGRRARVKSLAI; encoded by the coding sequence ATGAATCAGTACCCGGCATGGAAATACCTGCTGATCGTGGCCGTTGTTGTCGTAGGCCTGCTATACGCGCTGCCCAATCTCTATGGGGAAGATCGCGCTGTCCAGATCTCAGCCTTGGGCAACTTCGAGATGACCGAGGCCGTGCGGGATGACGTGGAGAACGCGCTGCGGGTCGAGCAGATTGTCAGCAAGTCGATCGAGCTCAAAGACGACCGCCTGCTGATCCGGTTTTCCGACGACGAGCAGCAGGAAAAAGCCGCTGAGCATCTTCGTGCTCACCTCGGCAACAACTACTCGGTAGCGCCCAACCTGGCGCCCGCCACCCCCAGCTGGCTTGAGGGTGTCGGCGGCAAGCCTATGGTGATGGGGCTCGACCTCCAGGGCGGCGTTCACTTCCTGATGGAGGTGGATATGGACACAGCGCTGCGGCTCGCGCGGGGCCGCTACGAAGCCGACGTCCGCAACCTGCTTCGCACCAATAACATTCGCTACAAGTCTGCGCAGCTCACACCGCAGGGTCTGTCGGTGCAGCTTCGCACCGAAGAAGACCGCGAACGGGCCAGCTCAGCCATCTTTTCTCAGCTCCCCGAGCTGACGCCGGCGTTCTTTGAGACCGACGATGTCTTTGGCATCCGGTTTGTGATCAGCGAAGACAAGATTTCGGAGATCACCAACACCGCGCTGCAGCAAAACATCACCACGCTGCGAAACCGCGTCAACGAGCTGGGTGTCGCTGAACCATCGGTGGTGCAGCAGGGGGCTAACCGCATCGTGGTGGAGCTGCCCGGTGTGCAGGACACCGCGCGCGCCAAACGGATCATCGGCGCCACAGCCACGCTCGAGTATCGGGCGGTGTGTATGGGTGAAGACCCGTTTGCCGCTGCTGGCACCGGCCTGATCCCACCGGGCTGCCGACTGTATTATGAGAAAAACGGCAACCCGGTGCTGCTCAACAAGCGCCTGATTGTCTCCGGTGAGCAGCTGATTGACGCAGCGGCCGGCTTTGATCCCACCCAGGGCACCCCGCAGGTCTCCGTCACGCTGAACAACACCGGCGGCAACCGGATGCGCAATTTCACCCTGGAGAACGTCAACAACTCGATGGCGGTGGTTTACGTCGAGCGCAAGAGCGTCACCCGAGAGGTGGATGGAGAGTTCATCACCGAGCCTGAGGTGATCGAGCGGGTCATTTCGGTGGCGACCATTCAGGAGCCCTTTGGCCGTCGCTTCCGCACAACCGGTCTCGACAGCCCTCAGGAGGCCTCGGAGCTGGCCCTGCTGCTTCGCGCTGGTGCCCTCGCTGCGCCCGTGGAGATTGTGCAGGAGAGCTTCATCGGCCCGAGTCTCGGCGAAGACAACATCGAGAAAGGCTTTAATTCGGTCAAGATCGGCTTCCTGCTGGTGCTGATCTTCATGGCGATTTACTACCGCTTGTTTGGGGTGGTGGCAGACCTCGCGCTGTTCGCCAACCTGGTGCTGATTGTGGCGCTGCTGTCGCTGCTGGGCGCCACGCTGACGCTGCCGGGCATCGCGGGGATCGTGCTGACGGTGGGTATGGCGGTGGACGCCAACGTGCTGATCTTCGAACGCATTCGCGAGGAGCTAAAAAACGGCAATACGCCGCAGGCTTCGATCCGGGCTGGCTATGACAAGGCGTTCTCAACGATTGCTGACGCGAACGTCACTACGCTGATCGCCGCCATCGTGCTGTTCACCTTCGGCACCGGGCCGATCAAAGGCTTTGCGGTCACACTGTCACTCGGCATCATCACCTCGATGTTCACCGCGATTATGGGTACGCGGGCGGTCATCAACCTGATCTACGGGCGCCGTGCCCGGGTCAAATCTCTGGCTATCTAA
- a CDS encoding RNA methyltransferase, whose product MLEQIRVILSHPSHPGNIGAAARAMKTMGLTQLVLINPASFPSAEATARASGADDVLANARVVESLDEALKGVHLVLGTSARLRSVPLDQVPPREAAERAFAQTSGSVTALLFGTEKSGLDNSEIDRCHALVNIPSNPDYSSLNLGSAVQVVCYEVRVAALAAGEAAVPQMPEHEPAPAHQVEGLMEHFEQTLEAIGFLEGRQSITLKKRLRRLVQRTAPSETEIHILRGIFATCLKQRSANSSD is encoded by the coding sequence ATGCTGGAACAGATACGCGTCATACTAAGCCATCCTTCCCATCCTGGGAACATCGGAGCTGCGGCCCGCGCCATGAAAACCATGGGCCTGACGCAGCTTGTTTTGATCAATCCCGCCAGCTTTCCGAGCGCTGAAGCCACGGCCCGTGCCTCCGGCGCAGACGACGTGCTGGCCAACGCCCGTGTGGTCGAGAGCCTCGATGAGGCGCTTAAAGGCGTGCATCTGGTGCTGGGGACCAGCGCCAGGCTTCGCTCCGTACCGCTGGATCAGGTGCCTCCACGGGAGGCCGCAGAAAGGGCGTTTGCTCAGACATCTGGGTCGGTCACGGCGCTGCTCTTTGGTACCGAGAAGTCGGGCCTGGACAACAGCGAAATCGACCGCTGCCACGCGCTGGTGAATATCCCCAGCAACCCGGATTACAGCTCGCTTAACCTGGGTTCTGCGGTCCAGGTAGTCTGCTACGAGGTGCGCGTCGCGGCGCTGGCCGCCGGTGAGGCTGCTGTCCCCCAGATGCCGGAGCACGAGCCCGCTCCGGCCCACCAGGTTGAGGGGCTGATGGAACACTTCGAGCAGACGCTGGAGGCCATCGGTTTTCTAGAAGGGCGTCAGTCAATCACGCTCAAAAAGCGGCTCCGACGGCTGGTTCAGCGTACGGCCCCGAGCGAGACCGAGATTCATATCCTTCGCGGGATCTTTGCCACCTGTCTAAAGCAGCGTTCAGCCAATTCCTCAGACTGA
- a CDS encoding PAS domain-containing protein, with translation MRKRAQDRRQSSLSLPGTVHGLLKLYNLALAIQGSNDPYPLCQTFISEIVRNLKLSYGAVWLHDDGDEAEPPGLARFASYPRARDGADRVAADHRMVELIEQGEPVRLTDSDPDYAQVMLEQRTGHGVQVLFKLQRIGLLKLYCTNPEVLSDDEVHRLRRVVDRFGDALHGSFAARRLREEISQRELTEDKLSQARLFSQAVFDASPDIIFHKDTSGRIIGGNRAFREFWQTETPPGGVPHSKILTPSVAAITASQDQQVIESGTAQQFELQTPTPSGKLATMEVTRAPVFDHEGRITGVLGVARDVTQRVETLSKLLTRNRALESIGDGVVILLAGGDMPVLYVNDAFVRICERPADQLIGINARDVNLLDTDLETRLKVREAVTSNRSYSFFGEGRRRSGGTIACEVTMDPVLDDQGEATHYVGIVKDVTEKTRLARELQQRQKMDAVGRLTSGIAHDFNNMLATILGFSELAEYRAQETEDPQQQEFLESIRGAAENGRELVSQLLTFSRSAPAEATSVVNADESIQASLKLIRPLLPERVTLDYTCENSDTLLGIDAVSLERLLMNLCLNARDAMGTSGSIMLSLAEADLTGRVCDISLARLSGEYLTLSVSDTGGGIADHIRSRIFEPFFTTKRPTQGTGMGLSVVQGIVQAHRGNVLIETNPDMGTTITAVFPKIDPETERPVATDVAAAPGNASLSGKRILVVDDDRQVAAFLRELFVQAGMNVELAYDGSMGFKLFSDRPTDFDVLITDQTMPGMSGIELIQEVRSLRQETPCVMLTAFSQFADEASAAAVGIDRLLRKPTDNKTLLRTVAELI, from the coding sequence ATGCGTAAACGCGCCCAGGACCGCCGACAGTCGTCGCTGAGCTTGCCGGGTACAGTCCACGGCCTGCTCAAGCTTTACAACCTTGCCCTGGCGATCCAGGGCAGTAATGACCCCTACCCGCTCTGCCAGACGTTCATCAGCGAAATTGTGCGGAACCTGAAGCTGTCCTACGGAGCGGTCTGGCTTCACGACGATGGGGACGAGGCAGAGCCCCCCGGTCTGGCACGGTTTGCCAGCTATCCTCGCGCTCGTGACGGTGCAGACCGCGTCGCGGCTGATCACCGCATGGTTGAGCTGATTGAGCAGGGAGAGCCGGTCCGGCTAACCGATAGTGACCCCGACTACGCGCAGGTCATGCTGGAACAACGTACCGGCCACGGCGTTCAGGTGCTCTTCAAGCTCCAGCGGATCGGATTGCTCAAGCTTTACTGCACCAACCCCGAGGTGCTGTCGGACGATGAGGTGCATCGACTGCGACGGGTCGTCGATCGCTTCGGCGATGCGCTCCACGGTTCGTTTGCGGCCCGGCGCCTGCGCGAAGAAATCAGCCAGCGGGAGCTAACCGAAGACAAGCTAAGCCAAGCGAGGCTGTTTTCACAGGCGGTGTTTGATGCGTCTCCCGACATCATTTTCCACAAGGACACCAGCGGCCGGATTATCGGCGGCAACCGGGCATTCCGCGAATTCTGGCAGACTGAAACGCCGCCAGGGGGCGTTCCGCACAGCAAAATCTTGACGCCCAGCGTGGCTGCGATCACCGCCTCGCAGGATCAACAGGTCATCGAGTCGGGCACAGCGCAACAGTTTGAACTTCAGACGCCGACACCGTCCGGCAAGCTCGCCACCATGGAAGTCACTCGCGCGCCGGTCTTTGATCACGAAGGACGCATCACCGGCGTGCTGGGGGTTGCGCGCGACGTGACGCAGCGGGTTGAGACGCTGTCTAAGCTGCTCACCCGCAACCGGGCGCTGGAGTCCATCGGCGACGGCGTTGTTATCCTGCTGGCCGGCGGAGACATGCCGGTGCTCTACGTCAACGATGCCTTCGTCCGGATTTGTGAGCGTCCCGCCGACCAGCTCATCGGCATCAACGCCCGAGACGTTAATCTCCTGGACACCGATCTGGAGACGCGGCTCAAGGTTCGCGAGGCGGTGACCAGCAATCGGTCGTACAGTTTTTTCGGGGAAGGCCGTCGCCGCAGCGGTGGGACTATCGCCTGCGAGGTCACCATGGATCCGGTGCTCGATGACCAGGGCGAGGCGACTCATTATGTCGGCATTGTCAAAGACGTCACGGAAAAAACCCGGCTGGCGCGGGAGCTGCAGCAACGACAGAAGATGGACGCGGTGGGGCGCCTGACCAGCGGCATCGCCCACGACTTCAATAACATGCTCGCGACGATTCTTGGTTTCTCCGAGCTGGCGGAGTATCGCGCACAAGAGACCGAAGACCCACAGCAGCAGGAGTTTCTTGAAAGCATCCGCGGTGCGGCTGAGAACGGCCGGGAGCTAGTTTCCCAGCTGCTCACCTTCAGCCGATCGGCGCCAGCGGAGGCCACTTCGGTGGTCAACGCTGATGAGTCGATCCAGGCTTCACTTAAACTCATCCGTCCGCTGCTGCCCGAGCGGGTGACGCTGGACTACACCTGCGAGAATTCGGACACGCTCCTGGGTATCGACGCCGTCAGCCTGGAGCGGCTGCTGATGAATCTTTGTCTTAATGCCCGAGATGCCATGGGTACCAGCGGCTCGATCATGCTTTCGCTGGCAGAAGCGGACCTGACCGGCCGGGTATGCGACATCAGCCTAGCCCGTCTGTCAGGCGAGTATCTGACGCTCTCGGTTAGCGACACGGGCGGCGGTATCGCTGATCACATTCGCTCCCGGATCTTCGAACCGTTTTTTACCACCAAGCGACCAACCCAGGGCACCGGCATGGGGCTGTCGGTGGTCCAAGGTATTGTCCAGGCGCACCGCGGCAACGTCCTGATCGAAACCAACCCCGACATGGGCACCACCATCACGGCAGTTTTTCCAAAGATCGATCCCGAAACGGAAAGGCCGGTGGCAACCGACGTCGCCGCCGCGCCGGGCAACGCGTCGCTCAGCGGAAAACGGATTTTGGTGGTCGACGACGACCGTCAGGTAGCGGCCTTTCTGCGCGAACTCTTTGTCCAAGCGGGCATGAATGTTGAGCTGGCCTACGATGGCTCGATGGGCTTCAAGCTGTTCAGCGACCGGCCCACCGACTTTGACGTGCTGATCACCGACCAAACCATGCCGGGTATGAGCGGCATCGAGCTGATCCAGGAGGTCCGAAGCTTGCGGCAGGAGACGCCCTGCGTGATGCTCACAGCCTTTAGCCAGTTTGCCGATGAGGCCAGCGCCGCTGCGGTCGGCATCGACCGGCTGCTGCGCAAACCTACCGACAACAAAACCCTGCTGCGCACTGTGGCGGAACTGATTTGA
- a CDS encoding inositol monophosphatase family protein yields the protein MPQPAINIAIRGARAAARVLIRMLNRSEALSVVEKQRNDFVSEADHAAEKAIIYEIQKAYPDHAVLAEESGYSGPEDAETVWIIDPLDGTRNYIQGLPHFAISIGIKTRGKLEHALVYDPTREEMFTASRGSGAYLNDHRIRVSNRTGMEGALLATGFPFRAREALDDYMKMFRSVFAIAGDVRRAGSASLDLAYVAAGRVDGFWEIGLKPWDVAAGALLVREAGGLCTDFDGADGFLDSGNIIAGNLKLAGQMKKTISPLYTDPLKALSGSA from the coding sequence ATGCCACAACCCGCTATCAACATTGCCATCAGAGGCGCGCGCGCCGCTGCGCGGGTTTTGATCCGCATGCTGAACCGCAGCGAAGCGCTTTCGGTGGTGGAGAAGCAGCGCAACGATTTTGTCAGCGAAGCCGACCATGCCGCAGAGAAAGCCATCATCTATGAGATTCAGAAGGCTTATCCCGATCACGCGGTGCTGGCCGAGGAGAGCGGCTACAGCGGACCGGAAGACGCCGAGACGGTGTGGATCATCGACCCGCTGGACGGCACGCGTAACTACATTCAGGGGCTGCCGCACTTCGCCATATCCATCGGCATCAAGACTCGAGGCAAGCTGGAGCACGCGCTGGTTTACGATCCGACGCGCGAGGAGATGTTCACCGCCAGCCGCGGCAGCGGAGCATACCTGAACGACCACCGAATCCGGGTGAGCAATCGAACCGGCATGGAGGGCGCGCTGCTCGCTACGGGCTTTCCTTTCCGTGCCCGAGAGGCGCTCGACGACTACATGAAAATGTTCCGCAGCGTGTTTGCGATCGCCGGTGACGTGCGGCGGGCAGGCTCAGCGTCGTTGGATCTGGCCTACGTAGCGGCCGGCCGAGTGGACGGCTTCTGGGAGATCGGCCTCAAGCCTTGGGACGTGGCAGCGGGCGCGCTGCTGGTCCGGGAAGCCGGCGGGCTGTGCACCGACTTCGACGGTGCCGACGGGTTTCTGGATTCCGGCAACATCATCGCCGGCAACCTGAAGCTTGCCGGCCAGATGAAAAAGACGATCTCGCCGCTCTATACGGACCCGCTGAAAGCGCTATCAGGGTCCGCTTAG
- the tgt gene encoding tRNA guanosine(34) transglycosylase Tgt: MKFDLLQTDGAGRRGRLRLVHGMVDTPAFMPVGTYGSVKAMLPEAVAQTGAQIVLGNTFHLMLRPGVEVIEAHGGLHGFMNWSGPILTDSGGFQVFSLAAKRKISEQGVAFQSPVNGSQVFLGPEESMAVQRSLNSDIVMIFDECTPYPADFATAETSMELSLRWAERSKTAFGDNPNALFGIVQGGMHDALRTRSAEGLMALGFDGYAIGGLSVGEPPEERQRVLDYTTPLLPIDRPRYLMGVGRPEDIVEAVVAGIDMFDCVMPTRNARNGHIFTRHGTIRIRNARYKNDTLPLDPDCQCYTCQNYSRSYLKHLDQCNEILASMLMTIHNIHYYQELMAGLRQAIEQGELEAFVKAFYELRSMS, encoded by the coding sequence ATGAAATTTGATCTGCTTCAAACCGACGGCGCGGGCCGGCGCGGGCGGCTGCGCCTGGTGCATGGCATGGTGGACACCCCGGCCTTCATGCCGGTGGGCACCTATGGGTCGGTCAAGGCGATGCTGCCCGAAGCCGTAGCGCAGACCGGCGCCCAGATTGTGCTCGGCAACACTTTTCATCTGATGCTGCGCCCTGGGGTGGAGGTGATTGAGGCACATGGCGGGCTGCACGGGTTTATGAACTGGTCCGGTCCGATTCTCACCGACTCCGGCGGTTTTCAAGTGTTCAGCCTGGCCGCCAAGCGCAAGATTTCGGAGCAGGGTGTTGCCTTCCAGTCCCCGGTAAACGGCAGCCAGGTTTTTCTCGGACCTGAGGAGTCCATGGCGGTGCAGCGCAGCCTGAACTCCGACATCGTGATGATTTTCGACGAGTGCACGCCCTATCCGGCCGACTTTGCCACCGCGGAAACGTCGATGGAACTGTCCCTGCGCTGGGCTGAACGCAGCAAAACCGCCTTCGGCGACAATCCGAACGCGCTGTTTGGCATCGTGCAGGGCGGAATGCACGACGCCCTGCGCACCCGGTCGGCTGAAGGGCTAATGGCGCTGGGCTTCGATGGCTACGCGATTGGCGGGCTGTCGGTCGGCGAACCGCCGGAGGAGCGTCAGCGGGTGCTGGACTACACGACGCCGCTGCTGCCGATCGACCGGCCGCGCTATCTGATGGGCGTGGGTCGTCCGGAGGATATCGTTGAGGCGGTGGTGGCCGGCATCGACATGTTTGACTGCGTGATGCCCACCCGCAACGCGCGAAACGGCCACATTTTCACGCGTCACGGCACGATCCGGATCCGCAACGCGAGATATAAGAACGATACGCTGCCGCTCGATCCAGACTGTCAGTGCTACACCTGCCAGAACTACTCCCGGTCCTATCTCAAGCATTTGGATCAGTGCAATGAAATCCTGGCGTCCATGCTGATGACGATTCACAACATTCATTATTACCAGGAGCTGATGGCGGGGCTCCGCCAGGCCATCGAACAAGGGGAACTGGAGGCGTTTGTGAAGGCCTTTTACGAATTGCGGTCTATGTCATAA